The Proteiniphilum propionicum genome contains the following window.
CACGCCAAGATCAAGCCGGTGGTAGTTGCCGTAACGAAAATTGTTTCGTCCTTCAACATGGGGAATCGACTCTGTATAATAACTGTAATTCAGATAAGTTGGGAAACTAGCCGGAGACTCAGCAGGCGCATACCGATGAAGGGCAAAAGTAGCAGCGTTCCCGGTAGCAAATACCCATGAAGCGGATACGTCTATTTTCTCAGAGAGCCTGTGAGAGACGGTAAGACTCACGTCGTGCCTGCGGTCATATTTGGAAGGAAACATTTTTCCGTTATTGACGATATTACCGGACTTATTGAATATCCTGTTGGATTTAGACCAAGTATAACCCAACCATCCGGTTGTATTGCCGAATGATCGCTGGGCAAGGAATTCAATGCCATAGGCAAAGCCTCGCCCCATACTCACCTTCTTTTCCCACTCAGTAGACACACCCGTAAATGAAGCTCCGTCTTTGTATTCAAGCAGGTTATCCATCGTCTTGTAGTAGCCTTCAACGGAAAAGTCTGCTATATTATCGATCGAATAGAAAACTCCAGCAGCATACTGCCAGGACTTCATCGGTTGGATGCTGCCGGTACTTGGAACCCATAAATCTGTCGGCAGGTTGATCGCATTGCTCGACAGCATATGAATATACTGGCTCATGGAGGCGAAACCCGCTTTTACCGAAAAATTATCTTTGAGCAGTAAGCTCAATCCGATACGGGGCTGTAACGAAGTATAGTGTTTGTTTTGGACATGGAACATTGAAAAATGCATTCCAAGGTTGGCCTTAAGTCGTTTTCCAATGGATACATTGTCTTCAATGTATACACTGGCATCGTGTGCGTATACTTTCGGGCTGCCCATGATCGTATCGATATTTTGATCGAATTGTTGAGAATCGGCGATTTTTATCGATTTTACATCAGGACTGAATATATGATACACATAGCCAACCCCAAATTTTACATCGTTATACACATTTGATGTGAAATCGAAATCCGCTTTCAACGTCCAGTCCTGTATGCCAGAACTATAATTCATTCGTGATTCGTCTGATGTTTGTCTATGTTCCTGTTCGGTAAAATCTGAGGTCAATCTTTCATAGACGTTACTTAAATTAGAACGATAACGTGTAAATGTAGCGGTTGTATTCAAAAATAATTTATTATTTAAGATACGGCTCCAACGGAGTGCGGCAATAGCATTACCCCAATTCCAGTCCAGTCTGGAGTAATCCTTTGTCATAAAATTATTTCCATATGTGCGACCATCATCCATTTTATTATATATGGCATCATCACCGATATAGGCGCTTAAATACAGTTTATCCTTATCCGATATTTTATGCGTTAATTTAGTGTTTACATCATAAAAGTAATATCCTGCATTCGCACCATCATCACCTAGTTCTTTAATGAGAGGCTTCGCAATAATATCCAGATAGGTACGTCGTAACGACATGTTTAATGTCGTCTTTTCCTGGATGATAGGGCCTTCCAGTTGAATTTTTGAAGCGATCAGCCCAATGCTTGCTGTTCCATGTATCTTCCTGTCGTCGCCATCCTTCATACGCACATCTACCACCGAAGAGAGGCGGCCGCCAAACCGTGCCGGGAAACTACCCTTATACAGGGTTAAATTCTTGATAGCATCACTATTGAACACTGAAAAGAAACCGAACATATGATTCACATTATATATCGGGACACCATCCAGCAAAAGGAGGTTTTCGTCCGGTCCACCTCCGCGTACATACAATCCGGCTGAGCCTTCTGTCCCTGACTGTATTCCGGGCAATAGTTGCAACGCCTTGATAAGGTCATTCTCACCGAATAAGGTAGG
Protein-coding sequences here:
- a CDS encoding TonB-dependent receptor, with the translated sequence MRMQTFPFLMLLFFIVSFQLTAQHYTISGYVTDGENGESLISSSIFEIGSSKGTVTNNFGYYSLTIPAGQISLKYSYVGYSTSEQTFYLQSDTALNIRLFQDAVLQEVTVTGDFSRMGVKSSQMSAIEIPVNQIKNVPTLFGENDLIKALQLLPGIQSGTEGSAGLYVRGGGPDENLLLLDGVPIYNVNHMFGFFSVFNSDAIKNLTLYKGSFPARFGGRLSSVVDVRMKDGDDRKIHGTASIGLIASKIQLEGPIIQEKTTLNMSLRRTYLDIIAKPLIKELGDDGANAGYYFYDVNTKLTHKISDKDKLYLSAYIGDDAIYNKMDDGRTYGNNFMTKDYSRLDWNWGNAIAALRWSRILNNKLFLNTTATFTRYRSNLSNVYERLTSDFTEQEHRQTSDESRMNYSSGIQDWTLKADFDFTSNVYNDVKFGVGYVYHIFSPDVKSIKIADSQQFDQNIDTIMGSPKVYAHDASVYIEDNVSIGKRLKANLGMHFSMFHVQNKHYTSLQPRIGLSLLLKDNFSVKAGFASMSQYIHMLSSNAINLPTDLWVPSTGSIQPMKSWQYAAGVFYSIDNIADFSVEGYYKTMDNLLEYKDGASFTGVSTEWEKKVSMGRGFAYGIEFLAQRSFGNTTGWLGYTWSKSNRIFNKSGNIVNNGKMFPSKYDRRHDVSLTVSHRLSEKIDVSASWVFATGNAATFALHRYAPAESPASFPTYLNYSYYTESIPHVEGRNNFRYGNYHRLDLGVNFHKKTKRGNLRTWNISIFNAYSRMNPFYVYVWDETTVNPETGEQKTINLLRQSTLFPIIPSVSYSIKF